GTGGCAAATCATTGGTTTAGAAACTGGCATGTGTACTGTTGTGGCATGTCATCAAAGTTAATCCTTAAGTTGTCCTAGCCAAATGCCGAGGTGTTTCTTGTTCATATTATGGACAGAAGTTGAATCATTTTAGTTTGCCTACAGTAGTAAACTTAATACCTGATACTATAGTTCCTGATTGAATAGGAATGTCAATTCATTTGTTCAAATTCACCATCGGTGaatacttctaagttctatacCATAGTATGGGGAGTCAGGAAATAGCGTACAGCTAGTCTGGGCCTGTCccctcacatatttatatacagaaattcacagcaaggtacttaatatgactcaaaatatatagtgtattttatacacatgattaaaattacatatatacagttgATCAGTTATACTGTGCCAGTAGATGTTGCATTTCATGAAATATAGTTCCAAGTAGGAAGAGGTAATTGTAAATATgtctatataatatttttaacaaaatattacagtGTAACTGTTAACATATAATATGCATGGCTACAGGGTAAAAAATCTTGCCAAGTATACGCAGCAAAGTGAAAATGTATAACATATCTATAAATAGATATAGCCACTTCATATGGTATAGGCTCGGTTTCCCAGCCTCTTGCCTCCCAGCAGAGAGTTTGGGAAAATACAGTGTCGCCGATTGTAAGGAGCAACATGGCCAATGATAAGATCTGGGATAGTCACTGATTAGACAAAAATGATtctgaattttcattttcattttttttcaattctgtgTATATTTACCAGAAATCATAGTATAATAgtataaacattttgaaaaccaTCTTTGTAAGGAGATAAATCCAAATAATCTTCGCAAGAGTTGTCTCCATGTGATTTTACTATAGCGGTCATGTTATGGTTCAACTCTTCATGCAGCCATCTTGTAACAATTAGCAACATTGTAATTCCCCATACTCACTGCATGCTGGGAGCAAGAGGCATTGTAACCGAGACTATATATGGTAAACCTTGCTTAACAAACTAAACCTAACAATTATTAAATCGgtgtatttcaaaaaaaatgtacatagtGCTTTTATACACACAGCCATTTACATACAATTAAAggataaataaataacagtaacaaacatccctataatatattatttaattttcattCTGAATTTACATTGACTTTTTTAttgcattattttattatttttaacacATTATTCATTGTTTTAGTACATTTCTGTTTATTTACTTTACTTGTACTATCACCTTAATGTAATGCAAGTATTAACTTTAAGAATGACTTGCATTGTACACAgtttataacacacaagcagttcaaagtttcaACACTGAGCTTTCGATCTGGTTTGGtcaacgatcctcatcagaataaCAAAATCTCTAGTtgcagctgaccactaggtggcagtatgatctgGCTTGGtcaacgatcctcatcagaatgacaaaatcTTTAAtgacagctgaccactaggtggcggtatgatctgGTTTGGtcaacgatcctcatcagaatgataaaatctctagttacagctgaccactaggtggcagtatgatctgGTTTGGtcaacgatcctcatcagaatgacaaaatcTCTAAtgacagctgaccactaggtggcagtatgatctgtcttggtcaacgatcctcatcagaacgATAAAATCTTTAAtgacagctgaccactaggtggcagtatgatctgtcttggtcaacgatcctcatcagaatgacaaaatcTTTAAtgacagctgaccactaggtggcggtatgatctgtcttggtcaacgatcctcatcagaatgataaAATCTCTAGTTACAGCtcaccactaggtggcagtatgatctgtcttggtcaacgatcctcatcagaatgacaaaatcTCTAAtgacagctgaccactaggtggcggtatgatctgtcttggtcaacgatcctcatcagaatgataaAATCTCTAGTTACAGCtcaccactaggtggcagtatgatctgtcttggtcaacggtcctcatcagaatgacaaaatctctagttacagctgaccactaggtagCAGTATGATCTGGTTTGGTCaacaatcctcatcagaatgacaaaatcTCTAGTTACAGCTGACTAAGCTTGGtcgtcaaccaagacagataaAAAACTTGATGCTTAAAAACTGTGAACTGCGAACTGTTTGTATGTGCGATATAACCTGTTTATTAGAGCAATTTAaactaccaagctgatgaaaaTTTTCAGCTTTTTGTTGTTCTGAAGTTGCATTAGAAACAGATAAACCACATTTATGTCACATATCGAACTTTAGTTGCTGCCATTGAGCTTCAAATATTTGTGAGACTACAtacttttgacaaaatgtcaaTATACACACAAGGTAAAATGTTCCTTGAACATAGTGTTGTCTCTTcatgtatagcgccctctagagttaCTATTTCTACTTAACTTGCAGTTTGCCAAGTGTTTATTTCTATGAAATAAACTAACTATTTTATATGTGTCTATAAAGTTATGACACATTTGTATATAGAACAGGAAGTCATTTTCCtgaacaaattcaaaattattttgcTATTTTCTCCTGTAAATATAATGCATGTATCtcttttttaaaactaaatgtgtattgataattttggaatgtttttattttctttataaaaatgcaaacattaCACACCTGGTTGCATTTTCCAGTCAGTTTTAATTTAGTGTGTTGTCCCTCTGTTTTGtctagttattttattttatagccatttgtatttacattgttttgttACTTTTAACTTGTGATaatcatttttatatttaatCATGTTGTCTTTGATTTTGATTTAATTCAGTGTTCACCTTCAAACTAATAATGCAGTAATTGCATGAGTCTGAAAATGTGGATTGGTAGATAATAATTGTACATCAATGAGATAAGTGTTACTAGTATGtgttactactctggcaatcaaggtctGTTTGCTCTTGATCAGCGTTACTAGTATGtgttactactctggcaatcaaggtctcAGTTTGCTCTTGATCAGCGTTACTAGTATGtgttactactctggcaatcaaggtctcAGTTTGCTCTTGATCAGcattaccagtatgtgttactactctggcaatcaaggtctcAGTTTGCTCTTGATCAGCGTTACTAGTATGtgttactactctggcaatcaaggtctGTTTGCTCTTGATCAGCGTTACTAGTATGtgttactactctggcaatcaaggtctcAGTTTAAGATAGAAACGAACTAAAACTATCGTTGCAACATATTGATGTACAGTTTTGTGGACTTCCAATCTTTACATTATTGTGATCACAGGATGATTAGATTCACACAATataggaaccgctatcaccaaCTTGTGTAATATAACACACCAAGCAACAATAGTTTTTGTATGTGTTTATCTTTGTAAACCAagaccttgattgccagagtgCCGAATGGAAACAAAATAAGTGGTTTGCCTACGTAAAGTCAAATTGTACGTATAAGGAAATTTACCATGATATTGCTGCTTCagctttattttataatattttttacattttttgacaaaataacaaTGCAACCTGCTTTGTATATCCATTTATAAACTTCTAAAATGTACAGTAATAGTAGAACTCaatcaaatgtatataaatagtgTATTATAGATTATGTATGACGTAGGTATTGTCTCAGATTGTTACAATCGTTATAATCTTCACAACGATTTCATTTCAATAAGTACactttgtttgtattttcttttttattcacTGTAGTGTACACCAACATTATAATCGCCAAAATGCTTTCCTCTGTGCACTGAGACAATGAATCTGATAATTAATGTTTAGTAGCAGAAATCCACAGTTAATACCCATGTTATAGTTATCCACTgccaatgagtaacactgaagtaaagcactttctctatgtgctacactaatttatagcatacatatcaagtgtaaaaatatactgtttcaattggtttatttacaaacctagcatgtggcctttctaatgtggtcaattagcaaatgaaacagtatacttttacacttgacatggatgctataaatgatcgtggtacatacacaaaattctttactttggtgttatgggttgtatgaATTTGTACCACAATCTGAGACAGTACcttgatatattttgttctttAGTAGTGTAGATTAGATGTTAGCTCTATATCTTAATAAATGAGACTTGCTTTTGTGcaataaataaagttaatgTTTAAACTATTTGcttgttgttatttattttgttcacaagtttgttttgaatttttctttttaggttattcacattatacatgtatgacaaatgTATGTGATAAACTCTAATCTTAATTTCTTATTGACATCAACTACTCCCATACCAATGTTGTAATAAAAGAGATGCAGTATGCTATGAGAGGactttattattatgttatatcCATTATCCCCAAATTTTACCCTGTATCATAATTATGACAAATTTGTGAAATAATGTTGATGTGGAGACTTGTGTGTCCTCATCTTTGCATCTTCTTATTAGGCCTAaagaattgtttggttccggttacctgaccccatctagtttttcactgccgactctcaacatttttttacgtattcgagaacaaaataataaaattgcgaaaattgtgtaAAGTCTAATGAGAATAGTGGATCACCATAACtgcttggggggggggggactgagGGGAGGGGGATTTCAAACTAATACCAGAGGGCTACCCACAAACCTTCGCTCTCCATGACCCAAGTGTGGCACAtcgtacaatgtacaaagtttTCTTGAATTACAGGAGAGAGGTGTACAAAAAGATGTCGAGTTCGTGCGCcgaatttgtttatttcaaccCATGTATAATTTCTTTAATACCGTGGTCAACGAGAAAGGTCAGAAACCCGTTGTCATAGAGGCCGATGATTTGGCACAGAATCCACGTGATGTGTTACAGAGATATTGCAAAGCCACTGGAATTGCATTCTACGAAAGTATGCTGAATTGGAAACCAAATAATGTCTGTTTTGGGCATGAATTGCATGTcacttagtctgtaaggtacgccgtgacgggcgccctcaaacatcaggcaaatcacgacgtatcttacagtctgcaTGTCAGTGAGTTCTTTTCATTCTTATACAGAAAGGTTTTTGAAAGTTCCTCCTACCTCCGGTGAAGACCAAAGCCAAATCCGGAAGTGAAGACGAGTTGCCAACTGCACTCAGAGATATACCGATGTACAAAGAAATGATCAACCATTAGGCACGATGAGACATCAATTGCCGGCAGTAATTTCATACTGCGTTATCCATCTAAAGTGATATAAATTATTTGCcgaaatattaaatttaaatgcAAATAGATGACCATATAAAGCAATCAATGACATTACTCATGGTTACTAGTATATATTATCGTTGAATTTTATAATTAAACCCGCAACTCGTTCACTTCGCTCAACCAAAAGTCTTATTCATGTACTCAATTCAAAGTCATACAGTGAACGTGCGTGCTGTCGAGCAGCGCCAACTTGACCTTCGTTCATCACCCCTCATCACCCACTGTCAGTAAATTCAAGAATGATTCTAACTTTTTGCAATGATCTTCTATTGTACAGTTCCTGTGcagcgccatagaacattaACATCGTATTGGGTTTTGGCGCtgtacaaattcttttgattgattgattgattgattgattgattgattgattgattgattgattgattgattgattgattgattgattgattgattgattgattgattgattgattgattgttggatggatggatggatggatggatggatggatggatggattgattgattgattgatcaagaCAGTTACTTGTTTGCAGTTTACATGACTTCACTGTGTGGAACCTGATATTGATACCTTGTCAGTTTACTACCACGTTCACATGATGTGGATATTAAAAGTGATAATTTGGGTTTTTTACCGATCGGCGTAGCCAGTCCCGGGAGCCAGTCAACAACAAAACGCAGTGGTTTTCGAGTCATAGGCGTCTCCATCACCACCAGGTCATAAAGAACTCTCACAACTTTACTTCATAGGTCACACTGTAAAATACCGTCAGCGGGCTCGGGCGATCTTTAGAATACGATATGTAAACACGTTATATTTTAGTAAACGTCGTTATCGGTGTTTCGACATTGGCCATAAATAGCTGACCACACCCGTCAACGCAGTGTATAATTACCCTGTAGTCACCAGGTATTGGCAAGACCCGAAACTCGACTGTTGTCTTGTTAACTTTTATCAGTTATTTTAAAAAGAGTTCCGAACAGTTAGACACACTTGAAAAGTGCAAGCAAGTTGTTGCGTGTCAACTGTGACCTGTGAAAGATCCGCAGTTACCCAGGTAAGTTGGCATGACAACTGCTTTGTTGTCATACACACAGCTATATATGCCGGGTTAGATTTAGACAGGTGCTGCCAAACCCACTGACTTCCGTGTCGCTAACTTTTCTAACATTCCAGGCTGCCGGTGgaaaatttgtatttgtttggtGCGTTGgtataatacattacaataaatGACCCTTGAAATAACTATGTAAGTCgcaatatttttctgttttgtgATTTCGCTGCTGCCATCTCGAAACTCTGAAGTACTGTTACTTCGTACGGCCCTACGTCGACTTGCCAGGCCGTCAACGCGTCACCGGTGGTGACCAGTGAGCGTATTTCAGCGCCCTCTCGCCTTGGCTGTGACCCTACTTCTATCGTTAGCTCTGGGCATTTAGAGACACAATTTGCAATCCGTATCTAAGCTATAGAGTTTATGGTTGACGTTCCAAATGTACCGACATTACAGTGACGTCGTGATAAACGCCTTCCCAACCTTTCCACGAGAGCTGAGCTGGAAAATAACCACATTAGCAtgcatttttgtttgttttgttgttattattgttttgtttttgtttgtttgctttttggggggaggggtaTTGAGCTGTGCATTAGCACCTCTACAGGGCATAGAGTTGCTATACCTACATTAGAAGTTGAAATTGAACGTTTTTTCACAGAGTTTTTTTCCTGGTTTTTCATTGCAAATTTTAATTTCTCTTGGGTAATTATATTGCCAACATACACTCACTTTTACCATACCAGTACCTGCAAAGTACtggtatgttttatttatagctaaacatttttcataaaagtatatcatgtatattgacGTCCAATATTGTTGTCTGAGAATTAAGGTGTGGATATATTTAGTTATAAATACCTATGGTGTTATACTAGTAAATCTTAAACAGGGAAGTAAGTCTCAAATAATCAGCTATTATCAAAGCACACAGGTTATTGTTCATTGTATAAACTCCATTGTTATTGGTGGACTTTGTAACAAAAGTGTGACGTCATGTATGACCTTTCAGTAACTGACCTTAAACAACCCTCCacactgttcatgtacatactacatgttGGATTATAGCATCCAATCTGAGTCAGCTTGTATATTGCAATGTGTATTTGTACTTGTAATTCCATGACAAGTGATATATAATAGATACAACTTGTAGATAGGTTCCAACAGGCTTTTTGTGGAATGTGTTTGGAATGTCTGATAGCTGTGTAATTGAATGGGGACAGACAATTGGACGGATGATTTTATAGGTATGTATAGACAGTTGGGTAGGCCatgggcaggcaggcaggcaggtaggtaggtaggtaggtaggtaggtagatagatagatagagagatagacagatagagagaGGGGTAgttagttaggtaggtaggtagatagctagctagctagctagatagatagatagatagatagatagataggtaggtaggtaggtaggtaggtaggtagatagatagatagatagatagatagatagatagatagatagatagatagatagatagatagatatatagagtCTAttagagatagagatagataaataaattgataaattgatcTCAGATAGAtcttagatagatagatacttctttctgtaactctatttaattacaccctaaatatacaTATAGGCTGTCAGGCTTTGAAGGATTAAAATTAGGCCTGTGGATTATTACAATGGGGCAAAACTGAACAGTAAATGGTCAAGCagacaaatgtaaatacattttagACTGGTAAAAACTGATATTCCCTCTTTTGTGATTAGTTCCATAGAATGTAAAACGTTATTCCACACAGGGAATGTTTTACATCTTCATCCCATGATTGatcgattttcatttttgttgttgttaatagGCTGATTTATAACACTTCTGCTATAAATACCATAACACTATGTCCAGGGGAAGCAGCAGCAAATCTACCACCAAACATGGCGGCAAGGTAAAATCATCAGGTATGGTATTTTTAGTTTGTTAAAATATGAGctcaaaaactcaaaaactactgagcagattagtgtgaaatttggtgggaatgttcttataGGTGTGTAGATTGAGAATTGTTCTTGACACGATGatcacatcattgatatgcaaattaggtctaaaaatgtgtctttttagtcaaaaacataatttcaaaactactgtgcagattgggctgaaatttaatggggatgcatttggAAATGTAtcgatgaagaaatattaagcatataatgatctcatcagggatgtgcaaattaggtgtaaaaatgtgaattttggtcaaaaccaTCTCAAAGTTTTTTGGTCAATGAGACTTAAATTTGACAAGATGTTTCTAgcactgttattctgcagattttgtttaaaacattttggcaattggccctagcaaccatgaccacgcccttagcaacaaccaaatgccaatatattttgctaaaataacctAAACTGGTACGCAAGTTGGGAAACATTCAacaaaagtatgcaaatatccctagcaaccatgagcacacccatagcaacagccaaatgatggtgtgtttcacaaagataacagagGTTCTTAAACAAGTGAACAAatgcagatatgcctagcaacaagaccatgcccatagcaacagctaaatgataatatatattgcaaagataacaacagggctagATAGGCAACcagataatcattcagcaaatgaacatctATACCTAACAtagatcagcatgtggataaatatttttaaaaactgtacagttgtgctacaatgccattggcgctattttatatttttagtgTTTATTTACTCAGTTATTTGTTTTACCTCATCACTTTACAGTTCCATACATCCCTGGAAAAATGGACATTCTGGAAGTAACAGACGATACTGTAAGCATTATGTGGAAAGCAGCGGTTGGTAATGTCGACAATTACAGGATTTCTCATTTTGGACCTGGTGAACTCGAAGTTGATGATTGCTATCTGGAGCCAGGGAAAGAAATGTACACTATAAAGGGACTGCAAGCTAACGTTGAATATACAGTGACTGTGACACCTTATTGCTGGGATTCAGGGGGAGCTGGTACACCTATCACTACAGTATGTGTACCTGGTAAGTATATTGATAGTGTACTTATGAGGCTATGGTGGGAATCCTAAATTCAAAGTAGGATATAACAGAATTACGATGAGACCTCTTTAAGAAGGAAAAGAATTTTGAAATTACCTAGAGGACATCTTGACAAAAAGATCAATTTCTTCTTAAAAATTAAGGCTTCACACCTTATGAGTTTTCATTAACAGTTTATAACGCATTAATTAATTCTTACATCAATCACTCATTTCCTTTTGATGTAATCATGGATGCTCTCCCTTTTCCTCCCCCtcctctctccccctctctctctccatcccctccctctctctctctccctctctctctctctctctctctctctctctctctctctctctctctctctctctctctctctctctctctctcttattttGATAAGTGTTTCCTTGTTCTGCAGAGTTTTACACCTATATTGGCACAACAGCCCTCATGTATACTTCATTACGAGCATACAATTCATTTCAGCCATTGTAAGTGCATATGactaaagcattcacatttcaACCTGTCTAGTCAACAGCCGGGTTGACTGGGCATAATGGATTGAAATCTTTCCAAAGAagttagccattcagaaacataTGGTACGGGTAACAAGAaagctcaaacctgcaacctaaAGATTCCAAACCAGCTACTACAACAATTTAGTAATCTagtcatgaaaatattacatacagTGTGACACTTTTATCAAATACATGAAGAACCTCATGTAATAGAATAGTTACAGTTcacactacatttgtacactctTTTTTAAAGGGATTCCTAGCGCCAGTTCTACCATAGACTCTGCACGAAATGACGTAGAAAGCACTGCACATGAGAGAGCAGCACTCAAAGAGtatattaaaagaaaaattaaaCCAAACAGAGGAGAACGCTTTGATATAAAAGTAGACAGGAAGATACCAATGATGTATCATTGCTGTATTCAGCAGAGTTACTATACTGATAAAAATGCTGACAAACTACGATTCTGTCCAGAAGTAGAATTTGTTGACAGCACAAACACATGCGATCTTGGCGGACCAATGAGGGAGTACTTCACCCTATTAATGCAGCATATCATGATTGGATACTATGCTGAACCAGATGAAGATAACGATCCTGATGTTGACCCAATCTTTGAAGGTGAAGATGACCATAAAGTACCAACACATGACGACGTATTGCTGGTTAAAAAGATCTATATGATGGTTGGTAGAATGGTTCAACATTCTATCATATGGGGAGGACCAGGGCTTGCTGGACTTGCCCAGTCTGTCAAGGATTACGTCACTACTGGTTCTATCGAGGAAGTCAACCTCGATATCAGTGATGTACCTGACTATGAAATTCGCGAAAATATCCAAAGTGTaagaaaatattcattttttattacattaacattttatttatagCAATTTAGCAGTGTACGCCTCTTGAAGAacaaaaagtattttttttataaaattcaaaatggaaGTGGCATTAAGAATGATCAAGAGAGAGAGTCTCTTGGCAACAATAAACAAATTCAGAATGCAAACTGTTTGAACCGATTTCAGACTAGACAGCTGCAATTGCGAAAATGTTACTGCAAGTTTTCGACTATAACCTCTAGCCTCACAGATTGCCACTGGATGAAATGGTTCACagatttttttatgtttgtttatttattttttattttttgtttatttttttttgtttaattccTCTGTAGATTATGGATAGTAATGGTGACCACCTAAAGAAGCTAGGACAGACACCAGAAATTATAACCATGCTAGCAGATGCAGGTTTTGTCAACAGACTGGTCAATGATAAAAGTAAACATTACTGTATTCAACAACTGTTATTACACAACATCATTAAAAGACGCCAAGAAGAACTGGATCAATTCAGAACTGGTTTTAATAGTCTGTCACTTGCTGAGGTAGGAACAGCCTTTCCATGAAATGTTAGAGCTATAACGTGTAATATTCTCATCATTTTTCTACATCAATTGACAGTGTTAGTACATTTTAGGGCTAAATTTCATTGACTTGTATTTTAAGTGCATCAATATTCTAATTTTAATATACTGTATGCTTTCTCTACTGATTTAAGAgaaaaatcttcttttttttctgaaaagGATTATTTAAGTCATGTGGCTATAGCTACTAAAAAGTGATTTGGGATGGCCCTCAccggacttcttgggagataaatgtttatattttgaagaATGATCCAGTATAAATTAAGATTATTATTAAGTGTTCATGAATTCAATGGCTTGCAAAGGGATTGCATTATTTTTCAGAgttgtgtgtgtacactttttttgGAAACTTCCACAAACAAATTGTTCATGAATTGTCTCAAGACATCCTCCCTGCTGCCACAGTGAATTTTGCATATACTTTCTTTTATAGGTCTTGGGCAGAAGTAATGATATTGTACGTATAGTATTTCCTAAACAAGCGGACACAGTGGTATCACTTTGTGAATTGTCACCTTTGATACACTTTGATGATTTGGATACAACAGACAAAGGAAAAACTGCAGAGTTTTTCACCACTTACTTACAAGAGTGTGATAGAAGAAAGATTGCAGCTGGTATGTATCTGATCACAATACCACCCTGTACTAAACTTGCAATTATATTACAAGCTTGCAAATGCATACTCCATccaatacccaatcctcatccatatatggccactttaatgtcaTGATTATATAGattttagttttgtaaaatatttctaaCAGTATCTGGACTTAGTACTCTGTCAGATCCTGATAAGTTgaatttttttagttttgtgaAAAACAGCtaatgtttttgaaaaagttCTTGCTAAGGAGAAAAGACAGGTTGTATAGATACGGTGAAGGATATAATAATACTACCTGTAACATCATTTTGTagatatttatttaaaacattgaaTTTAAAATGGCATAATTTTAAACTCATTGCCCTGGGAGTTTTTCTATAAATTTAccctttttttaaatgtaaagtACCTCACGTCACAATTGTAGGTAAATTACTTACAGCTGATCACACAAATTTAGTCTGTAACATCAATTTAGTGACTTGAAAAAGAAACTCAATACTTTCAAAATAACTTGAAGTATGTTCCATGTGCATGAACAAGCTTCTATTTCTCTCTGTACAATTGCAGtgtaacattaatattcatgcaaAACTATTTCACCATgacacaaaaatatttaaaattgtcCACTTCAAGTGTTCCTAGGCCATAAACTACTTCACACATGTGAATAAATCTGTGGGAAAAACTAGCTACCTATTTTGAATATACCTGTAAGATATATTCTTGGCAATTGGCAACTGGCATTACAGAGAAATTCATTTATTATCCACCATTCATATTCTGTTCATGTTGACTTGttgttattacaggtactgatGACAAATCAGTTGTATCACTTGGAAAACTTCTACAGTTTATCACAGGTTGTCCAACCATGCCACCTAAGTCGTATGACAAGATACAGGTTACATTCCACAGTCAACGATTACCAATTGCTGAGACATGTTTC
The Glandiceps talaboti chromosome 23, keGlaTala1.1, whole genome shotgun sequence genome window above contains:
- the LOC144452694 gene encoding G2/M phase-specific E3 ubiquitin-protein ligase-like — protein: MSRGSSSKSTTKHGGKVKSSVPYIPGKMDILEVTDDTVSIMWKAAVGNVDNYRISHFGPGELEVDDCYLEPGKEMYTIKGLQANVEYTVTVTPYCWDSGGAGTPITTVCVPGIPSASSTIDSARNDVESTAHERAALKEYIKRKIKPNRGERFDIKVDRKIPMMYHCCIQQSYYTDKNADKLRFCPEVEFVDSTNTCDLGGPMREYFTLLMQHIMIGYYAEPDEDNDPDVDPIFEGEDDHKVPTHDDVLLVKKIYMMVGRMVQHSIIWGGPGLAGLAQSVKDYVTTGSIEEVNLDISDVPDYEIRENIQSIMDSNGDHLKKLGQTPEIITMLADAGFVNRLVNDKSKHYCIQQLLLHNIIKRRQEELDQFRTGFNSLSLAEVLGRSNDIVRIVFPKQADTVVSLCELSPLIHFDDLDTTDKGKTAEFFTTYLQECDRRKIAAGTDDKSVVSLGKLLQFITGCPTMPPKSYDKIQVTFHSQRLPIAETCFQEVCIPTIYKTYKEFRDRMDEAILNCAGFGML